In the genome of Monodelphis domestica isolate mMonDom1 chromosome 2, mMonDom1.pri, whole genome shotgun sequence, one region contains:
- the LOC103099349 gene encoding E3 ubiquitin-protein ligase makorin-2-like isoform X3, with the protein MGDTMERNASHHQPPSTEFVNHHPRHPHTHSINSSSSQLPPGSNIKCLAFRALHNLAPPTFPAFLCHILFSPVALASWFFHEQDTPSLEAPVTPVQMAEAGGDGGDNEGRPRPSCRYFAQGFCYRGQDCPFAHDRQSLPVCKYFQQGFCFRGNKCRYLHPQASESPESPAEPLPPSAERRQVACELAALPSRLEELRSTQHGRGISDLGSPEVADSTFSDPPDIPLGHLHLNSALEPEPALLPDSFPERNVFRAPRTWPPDPRGGSGVTEFVLNEDSRNVVCGICMEKVWDKPQEDRFFAILPNCSHSFCVRCLSTWRQSCGESFQNVINSGSARDLRRNSSSRISRSKQARSTASSSKKGKADVLSDLNASTCTNYPSSGKRTGVPFYIPVTVQMMETKKESISSTMSSTCP; encoded by the exons ATGGGTGATACCATGGAGAGGAATGCTAGCCATCATCAGCCTCCCTCCACTGAATTCGTCAATCACCACCCCCGCCACCCCCACactcactcaataaactccagtagctcccaattgcctccaggatcaaatataaaatgcttggcGTTcagagcccttcataacctagcccctcctacctttccagccttcttatgcCATATCCTCTTCAGCCCAGTGGCACTGGCCTCCTGGTtcttccatgaacaagacactccatctcttgaggCTCCAG TGACTCCAGTTCAGATGGCTGAGGCTGGTGGTGATGGCGGTGACAACGAGGGCAGGCCTCGTCCTTCGTGCAG GTATTTTGCCCAGGGGTTCTGTTACCGAGGACAGGATTGCCCCTTTGCTCATGACAGACAGTCACTGCCCGTCTGCAAGTACTTCCAGCAGGGGTTCTGTTTTCGTGGAAATAAGTGCAG GTACCTGCACCCCCAGGCTTCAGAGTCCCCAGAAAGCCCTGCGGAGCCTCTCCCGCCTTCGGCAGAGCGGAGGCAGGTAGCCTGTGAGCTGGCCGCTCTGCCTTCCCGGCTTGAAGAGCTTAGAAGTACCCAGCATGGTAGAGGGATCTCGGATCTGGGCTCGCCCGAGGTGGCTGACAGCACTTTCTCTGACCCTCCGGACATTCCGC TGGGCCATCTCCATCTTAACTCCGCCCTGGAGCCTGAGCCAGCACTGCTCCCCGACTCCTTCCCAGAACGGAACGTCTTCAGAGCCCCAAGAACTTGGCCCCCAGACCCAAGGGGAGGATCGGGGGTAACGGAGTTCGTCCTG AACGAAGACAGCCGGAATGTGGTATGTGGCATCTGTATGGAGAAGGTGTGGGACAAGCCCCAAGAAGACCGCTTCTTTGCCATTCTGCCCAACTGCTCCCATTCCTTCTGCGTGAGATGCCTCAGCACCTGGCGCCAGAGCTGTGGGGAAAGCTTTCAAAACGTCATCAA TTCTGGGTCAGCAAGGGACCTGAGAAGGAACAGCTCATCCAGAATTTCAAGGAGCAAACAAG CCAGATCCACTGCAAGTTCTTCAAAAAAGGGAAAGGCCGATGTCCTTTCAGATCTGAATGCATCTACCTGCACCAATTACCCGAGTTCTGGCAAAAGAACTGGGGTTCC ATTTTATATTCCAGTGACAGTTCAGATgatggagacaaagaaggaatCCATTTCTTCGACCATGTCATCAACGTGTCCGTAA
- the LOC103099349 gene encoding uncharacterized protein LOC103099349 isoform X6, translating into MGDTMERNASHHQPPSTEFVNHHPRHPHTHSINSSSSQLPPGSNIKCLAFRALHNLAPPTFPAFLCHILFSPVALASWFFHEQDTPSLEAPVTPVQMAEAGGDGGDNEGRPRPSCRYFAQGFCYRGQDCPFAHDRQSLPVCKYFQQGFCFRGNKCRYLHPQASESPESPAEPLPPSAERRQVACELAALPSRLEELRSTQHGRGISDLGSPEVADSTFSDPPDIPLGHLHLNSALEPEPALLPDSFPERNVFRAPRTWPPDPRGGSGVTEFVLNEDSRNVVCGICMEKVWDKPQEDRFFAILPNCSHSFCVRCLSTWRQSCGESFQNVINSGSARDLRRNSSSRISRSKQARSTASSSKKGKADVLSDLNASTCTNYPSSGKRTGVP; encoded by the exons ATGGGTGATACCATGGAGAGGAATGCTAGCCATCATCAGCCTCCCTCCACTGAATTCGTCAATCACCACCCCCGCCACCCCCACactcactcaataaactccagtagctcccaattgcctccaggatcaaatataaaatgcttggcGTTcagagcccttcataacctagcccctcctacctttccagccttcttatgcCATATCCTCTTCAGCCCAGTGGCACTGGCCTCCTGGTtcttccatgaacaagacactccatctcttgaggCTCCAG TGACTCCAGTTCAGATGGCTGAGGCTGGTGGTGATGGCGGTGACAACGAGGGCAGGCCTCGTCCTTCGTGCAG GTATTTTGCCCAGGGGTTCTGTTACCGAGGACAGGATTGCCCCTTTGCTCATGACAGACAGTCACTGCCCGTCTGCAAGTACTTCCAGCAGGGGTTCTGTTTTCGTGGAAATAAGTGCAG GTACCTGCACCCCCAGGCTTCAGAGTCCCCAGAAAGCCCTGCGGAGCCTCTCCCGCCTTCGGCAGAGCGGAGGCAGGTAGCCTGTGAGCTGGCCGCTCTGCCTTCCCGGCTTGAAGAGCTTAGAAGTACCCAGCATGGTAGAGGGATCTCGGATCTGGGCTCGCCCGAGGTGGCTGACAGCACTTTCTCTGACCCTCCGGACATTCCGC TGGGCCATCTCCATCTTAACTCCGCCCTGGAGCCTGAGCCAGCACTGCTCCCCGACTCCTTCCCAGAACGGAACGTCTTCAGAGCCCCAAGAACTTGGCCCCCAGACCCAAGGGGAGGATCGGGGGTAACGGAGTTCGTCCTG AACGAAGACAGCCGGAATGTGGTATGTGGCATCTGTATGGAGAAGGTGTGGGACAAGCCCCAAGAAGACCGCTTCTTTGCCATTCTGCCCAACTGCTCCCATTCCTTCTGCGTGAGATGCCTCAGCACCTGGCGCCAGAGCTGTGGGGAAAGCTTTCAAAACGTCATCAA TTCTGGGTCAGCAAGGGACCTGAGAAGGAACAGCTCATCCAGAATTTCAAGGAGCAAACAAG CCAGATCCACTGCAAGTTCTTCAAAAAAGGGAAAGGCCGATGTCCTTTCAGATCTGAATGCATCTACCTGCACCAATTACCCGAGTTCTGGCAAAAGAACTGGGGTTCCGTGA
- the LOC103099349 gene encoding E3 ubiquitin-protein ligase makorin-1-like isoform X2 — protein MGDTMERNASHHQPPSTEFVNHHPRHPHTHSINSSSSQLPPGSNIKCLAFRALHNLAPPTFPAFLCHILFSPVALASWFFHEQDTPSLEAPVTPVQMAEAGGDGGDNEGRPRPSCRYFAQGFCYRGQDCPFAHDRQSLPVCKYFQQGFCFRGNKCRYLHPQASESPESPAEPLPPSAERRQVACELAALPSRLEELRSTQHGRGISDLGSPEVADSTFSDPPDIPLGHLHLNSALEPEPALLPDSFPERNVFRAPRTWPPDPRGGSGVTEFVLNEDSRNVVCGICMEKVWDKPQEDRFFAILPNCSHSFCVRCLSTWRQSCGESFQNVIKACPECRVHSNYFIPHKFWVSKGPEKEQLIQNFKEQTSQIHCKFFKKGKGRCPFRSECIYLHQLPEFWQKNWGSILYSSDSSDDGDKEGIHFFDHVINVSVTMKKTFSKLQGF, from the exons ATGGGTGATACCATGGAGAGGAATGCTAGCCATCATCAGCCTCCCTCCACTGAATTCGTCAATCACCACCCCCGCCACCCCCACactcactcaataaactccagtagctcccaattgcctccaggatcaaatataaaatgcttggcGTTcagagcccttcataacctagcccctcctacctttccagccttcttatgcCATATCCTCTTCAGCCCAGTGGCACTGGCCTCCTGGTtcttccatgaacaagacactccatctcttgaggCTCCAG TGACTCCAGTTCAGATGGCTGAGGCTGGTGGTGATGGCGGTGACAACGAGGGCAGGCCTCGTCCTTCGTGCAG GTATTTTGCCCAGGGGTTCTGTTACCGAGGACAGGATTGCCCCTTTGCTCATGACAGACAGTCACTGCCCGTCTGCAAGTACTTCCAGCAGGGGTTCTGTTTTCGTGGAAATAAGTGCAG GTACCTGCACCCCCAGGCTTCAGAGTCCCCAGAAAGCCCTGCGGAGCCTCTCCCGCCTTCGGCAGAGCGGAGGCAGGTAGCCTGTGAGCTGGCCGCTCTGCCTTCCCGGCTTGAAGAGCTTAGAAGTACCCAGCATGGTAGAGGGATCTCGGATCTGGGCTCGCCCGAGGTGGCTGACAGCACTTTCTCTGACCCTCCGGACATTCCGC TGGGCCATCTCCATCTTAACTCCGCCCTGGAGCCTGAGCCAGCACTGCTCCCCGACTCCTTCCCAGAACGGAACGTCTTCAGAGCCCCAAGAACTTGGCCCCCAGACCCAAGGGGAGGATCGGGGGTAACGGAGTTCGTCCTG AACGAAGACAGCCGGAATGTGGTATGTGGCATCTGTATGGAGAAGGTGTGGGACAAGCCCCAAGAAGACCGCTTCTTTGCCATTCTGCCCAACTGCTCCCATTCCTTCTGCGTGAGATGCCTCAGCACCTGGCGCCAGAGCTGTGGGGAAAGCTTTCAAAACGTCATCAA GGCTTGTCCAGAGTGTCGGGTCCATTCCAACTACTTTATCCCTCATAAGTTCTGGGTCAGCAAGGGACCTGAGAAGGAACAGCTCATCCAGAATTTCAAGGAGCAAACAAG CCAGATCCACTGCAAGTTCTTCAAAAAAGGGAAAGGCCGATGTCCTTTCAGATCTGAATGCATCTACCTGCACCAATTACCCGAGTTCTGGCAAAAGAACTGGGGTTCC ATTTTATATTCCAGTGACAGTTCAGATgatggagacaaagaaggaatCCATTTCTTCGACCATGTCATCAACGTGTCCGTAACAATGAAGAAAACCTTTTCCAAATTACAGGGATTCTGA
- the LOC103099349 gene encoding E3 ubiquitin-protein ligase makorin-1-like isoform X4 produces the protein MGDTMERNASHHQPPSTEFVNHHPRHPHTHSINSSSSQLPPGSNIKCLAFRALHNLAPPTFPAFLCHILFSPVALASWFFHEQDTPSLEAPVTPVQMAEAGGDGGDNEGRPRPSCRYFAQGFCYRGQDCPFAHDRQSLPVCKYFQQGFCFRGNKCRYLHPQASESPESPAEPLPPSAERRQVACELAALPSRLEELRSTQHGRGISDLGSPEVADSTFSDPPDIPLGHLHLNSALEPEPALLPDSFPERNVFRAPRTWPPDPRGGSGVTEFVLNEDSRNVVCGICMEKVWDKPQEDRFFAILPNCSHSFCVRCLSTWRQSCGESFQNVIKACPECRVHSNYFIPHKFWVSKGPEKEQLIQNFKEQTSQIHCKFFKKGKGRCPFRSECIYLHQLPEFWQKNWGSVSRLNFIFQ, from the exons ATGGGTGATACCATGGAGAGGAATGCTAGCCATCATCAGCCTCCCTCCACTGAATTCGTCAATCACCACCCCCGCCACCCCCACactcactcaataaactccagtagctcccaattgcctccaggatcaaatataaaatgcttggcGTTcagagcccttcataacctagcccctcctacctttccagccttcttatgcCATATCCTCTTCAGCCCAGTGGCACTGGCCTCCTGGTtcttccatgaacaagacactccatctcttgaggCTCCAG TGACTCCAGTTCAGATGGCTGAGGCTGGTGGTGATGGCGGTGACAACGAGGGCAGGCCTCGTCCTTCGTGCAG GTATTTTGCCCAGGGGTTCTGTTACCGAGGACAGGATTGCCCCTTTGCTCATGACAGACAGTCACTGCCCGTCTGCAAGTACTTCCAGCAGGGGTTCTGTTTTCGTGGAAATAAGTGCAG GTACCTGCACCCCCAGGCTTCAGAGTCCCCAGAAAGCCCTGCGGAGCCTCTCCCGCCTTCGGCAGAGCGGAGGCAGGTAGCCTGTGAGCTGGCCGCTCTGCCTTCCCGGCTTGAAGAGCTTAGAAGTACCCAGCATGGTAGAGGGATCTCGGATCTGGGCTCGCCCGAGGTGGCTGACAGCACTTTCTCTGACCCTCCGGACATTCCGC TGGGCCATCTCCATCTTAACTCCGCCCTGGAGCCTGAGCCAGCACTGCTCCCCGACTCCTTCCCAGAACGGAACGTCTTCAGAGCCCCAAGAACTTGGCCCCCAGACCCAAGGGGAGGATCGGGGGTAACGGAGTTCGTCCTG AACGAAGACAGCCGGAATGTGGTATGTGGCATCTGTATGGAGAAGGTGTGGGACAAGCCCCAAGAAGACCGCTTCTTTGCCATTCTGCCCAACTGCTCCCATTCCTTCTGCGTGAGATGCCTCAGCACCTGGCGCCAGAGCTGTGGGGAAAGCTTTCAAAACGTCATCAA GGCTTGTCCAGAGTGTCGGGTCCATTCCAACTACTTTATCCCTCATAAGTTCTGGGTCAGCAAGGGACCTGAGAAGGAACAGCTCATCCAGAATTTCAAGGAGCAAACAAG CCAGATCCACTGCAAGTTCTTCAAAAAAGGGAAAGGCCGATGTCCTTTCAGATCTGAATGCATCTACCTGCACCAATTACCCGAGTTCTGGCAAAAGAACTGGGGTTCCGTGAGTAGGCTGA ATTTTATATTCCAGTGA
- the LOC103099349 gene encoding E3 ubiquitin-protein ligase makorin-1-like isoform X1 has product MGDTMERNASHHQPPSTEFVNHHPRHPHTHSINSSSSQLPPGSNIKCLAFRALHNLAPPTFPAFLCHILFSPVALASWFFHEQDTPSLEAPVTPVQMAEAGGDGGDNEGRPRPSCRYFAQGFCYRGQDCPFAHDRQSLPVCKYFQQGFCFRGNKCRYLHPQASESPESPAEPLPPSAERRQVACELAALPSRLEELRSTQHGRGISDLGSPEVADSTFSDPPDIPLGHLHLNSALEPEPALLPDSFPERNVFRAPRTWPPDPRGGSGVTEFVLNEDSRNVVCGICMEKVWDKPQEDRFFAILPNCSHSFCVRCLSTWRQSCGESFQNVIKACPECRVHSNYFIPHKFWVSKGPEKEQLIQNFKEQTSQIHCKFFKKGKGRCPFRSECIYLHQLPEFWQKNWGSVSRLSKGKKGFIGWRLAGDGKPGSTLVFSPRFYIPVTVQMMETKKESISSTMSSTCP; this is encoded by the exons ATGGGTGATACCATGGAGAGGAATGCTAGCCATCATCAGCCTCCCTCCACTGAATTCGTCAATCACCACCCCCGCCACCCCCACactcactcaataaactccagtagctcccaattgcctccaggatcaaatataaaatgcttggcGTTcagagcccttcataacctagcccctcctacctttccagccttcttatgcCATATCCTCTTCAGCCCAGTGGCACTGGCCTCCTGGTtcttccatgaacaagacactccatctcttgaggCTCCAG TGACTCCAGTTCAGATGGCTGAGGCTGGTGGTGATGGCGGTGACAACGAGGGCAGGCCTCGTCCTTCGTGCAG GTATTTTGCCCAGGGGTTCTGTTACCGAGGACAGGATTGCCCCTTTGCTCATGACAGACAGTCACTGCCCGTCTGCAAGTACTTCCAGCAGGGGTTCTGTTTTCGTGGAAATAAGTGCAG GTACCTGCACCCCCAGGCTTCAGAGTCCCCAGAAAGCCCTGCGGAGCCTCTCCCGCCTTCGGCAGAGCGGAGGCAGGTAGCCTGTGAGCTGGCCGCTCTGCCTTCCCGGCTTGAAGAGCTTAGAAGTACCCAGCATGGTAGAGGGATCTCGGATCTGGGCTCGCCCGAGGTGGCTGACAGCACTTTCTCTGACCCTCCGGACATTCCGC TGGGCCATCTCCATCTTAACTCCGCCCTGGAGCCTGAGCCAGCACTGCTCCCCGACTCCTTCCCAGAACGGAACGTCTTCAGAGCCCCAAGAACTTGGCCCCCAGACCCAAGGGGAGGATCGGGGGTAACGGAGTTCGTCCTG AACGAAGACAGCCGGAATGTGGTATGTGGCATCTGTATGGAGAAGGTGTGGGACAAGCCCCAAGAAGACCGCTTCTTTGCCATTCTGCCCAACTGCTCCCATTCCTTCTGCGTGAGATGCCTCAGCACCTGGCGCCAGAGCTGTGGGGAAAGCTTTCAAAACGTCATCAA GGCTTGTCCAGAGTGTCGGGTCCATTCCAACTACTTTATCCCTCATAAGTTCTGGGTCAGCAAGGGACCTGAGAAGGAACAGCTCATCCAGAATTTCAAGGAGCAAACAAG CCAGATCCACTGCAAGTTCTTCAAAAAAGGGAAAGGCCGATGTCCTTTCAGATCTGAATGCATCTACCTGCACCAATTACCCGAGTTCTGGCAAAAGAACTGGGGTTCCGTGAGTAGGCTGAGTAAGGGAAAAAAGGGATTCATAGGGTGGAGGCTGGCTGGTGACGGGAAGCCTGGATCAACTCTTGTCTTCTCTCCCAGATTTTATATTCCAGTGACAGTTCAGATgatggagacaaagaaggaatCCATTTCTTCGACCATGTCATCAACGTGTCCGTAA
- the LOC103099349 gene encoding E3 ubiquitin-protein ligase makorin-1-like isoform X5 → MGDTMERNASHHQPPSTEFVNHHPRHPHTHSINSSSSQLPPGSNIKCLAFRALHNLAPPTFPAFLCHILFSPVALASWFFHEQDTPSLEAPVTPVQMAEAGGDGGDNEGRPRPSCRYFAQGFCYRGQDCPFAHDRQSLPVCKYFQQGFCFRGNKCRYLHPQASESPESPAEPLPPSAERRQVACELAALPSRLEELRSTQHGRGISDLGSPEVADSTFSDPPDIPLGHLHLNSALEPEPALLPDSFPERNVFRAPRTWPPDPRGGSGVTEFVLNEDSRNVVCGICMEKVWDKPQEDRFFAILPNCSHSFCVRCLSTWRQSCGESFQNVIKACPECRVHSNYFIPHKFWVSKGPEKEQLIQNFKEQTSQIHCKFFKKGKGRCPFRSECIYLHQLPEFWQKNWGSVNFIFQ, encoded by the exons ATGGGTGATACCATGGAGAGGAATGCTAGCCATCATCAGCCTCCCTCCACTGAATTCGTCAATCACCACCCCCGCCACCCCCACactcactcaataaactccagtagctcccaattgcctccaggatcaaatataaaatgcttggcGTTcagagcccttcataacctagcccctcctacctttccagccttcttatgcCATATCCTCTTCAGCCCAGTGGCACTGGCCTCCTGGTtcttccatgaacaagacactccatctcttgaggCTCCAG TGACTCCAGTTCAGATGGCTGAGGCTGGTGGTGATGGCGGTGACAACGAGGGCAGGCCTCGTCCTTCGTGCAG GTATTTTGCCCAGGGGTTCTGTTACCGAGGACAGGATTGCCCCTTTGCTCATGACAGACAGTCACTGCCCGTCTGCAAGTACTTCCAGCAGGGGTTCTGTTTTCGTGGAAATAAGTGCAG GTACCTGCACCCCCAGGCTTCAGAGTCCCCAGAAAGCCCTGCGGAGCCTCTCCCGCCTTCGGCAGAGCGGAGGCAGGTAGCCTGTGAGCTGGCCGCTCTGCCTTCCCGGCTTGAAGAGCTTAGAAGTACCCAGCATGGTAGAGGGATCTCGGATCTGGGCTCGCCCGAGGTGGCTGACAGCACTTTCTCTGACCCTCCGGACATTCCGC TGGGCCATCTCCATCTTAACTCCGCCCTGGAGCCTGAGCCAGCACTGCTCCCCGACTCCTTCCCAGAACGGAACGTCTTCAGAGCCCCAAGAACTTGGCCCCCAGACCCAAGGGGAGGATCGGGGGTAACGGAGTTCGTCCTG AACGAAGACAGCCGGAATGTGGTATGTGGCATCTGTATGGAGAAGGTGTGGGACAAGCCCCAAGAAGACCGCTTCTTTGCCATTCTGCCCAACTGCTCCCATTCCTTCTGCGTGAGATGCCTCAGCACCTGGCGCCAGAGCTGTGGGGAAAGCTTTCAAAACGTCATCAA GGCTTGTCCAGAGTGTCGGGTCCATTCCAACTACTTTATCCCTCATAAGTTCTGGGTCAGCAAGGGACCTGAGAAGGAACAGCTCATCCAGAATTTCAAGGAGCAAACAAG CCAGATCCACTGCAAGTTCTTCAAAAAAGGGAAAGGCCGATGTCCTTTCAGATCTGAATGCATCTACCTGCACCAATTACCCGAGTTCTGGCAAAAGAACTGGGGTTCCGTGA ATTTTATATTCCAGTGA